A region of Panthera uncia isolate 11264 chromosome D4, Puncia_PCG_1.0, whole genome shotgun sequence DNA encodes the following proteins:
- the LOC125922712 gene encoding olfactory receptor 1L3-like, which yields MGMSNLTRLSEFILIGLSSHPEDQKPLFALFLIMYLVTITGNLLIILAILSDPKLQNPMYFFLSILSFADICYTTVVVPKMLVNFLSETKTISYAECLTQMYFFLVFGNIDSYLLAVMAIDRYVAICNPFHYVTVMNRRRCTLLLAFSIAFSCLHSLLHVLLVNRLTFCASNVIQHFFCDVNPVLKLACSSTFVNEVMAMTEGLASVMAPCICIIISYLRILIAVLNVPSVAGKCKAFSTCSSHLTVVTLFYGSITYVYFQPLSNYTVKDRIATIIYTVLTSMLNPFIYSLRNKDMKRGLEKLISRIKAQMDMLSTAQANKIHEP from the coding sequence ATGGGAATGTCCAACCTGACAAGACTGTCTGAATTCATCCTCATAGGACTCTCCTCTCACCCTGAGGACCAGAAGCCACTCTTTGCTCTCTTTCTTATCATGTACCTGGTCACTATAACAGGGAATCTGCTCATCATCCTGGCTATCCTCTCTGATCCCAAACTCCAAaaccccatgtacttcttcctgagCATCTTGTCCTTTGCTGATATTTGCTACACAACAGTCGTAGTCCCCAAGATGTTAGTGAACTTCTTATCAGAGACAAAGACCATTTCCTATGCTGAATGTCTGACACAGATgtattttttcctggtttttggAAACATAGACAGTTATCTCCTGGCAGTTATGGCCATTGACCGCTATGTAGCCATTTGTAATCCTTTCCACTATGTCACTGTGATGAACCGCAGACGCTGTACGTTGCTGCTGGCCTTCTCCATAGCTTTCTCCTGCCTCCACTCCCTCCTACATGTCCTCCTGGTGAATCGGCTCACGTTCTGCGCATCAAATGTAATCCAACATTTTTTCTGTGATGTCAACCCTGTTCTGAAACTGGCCTGCTCTTCCACCTTTGTCAATGAAGTTATGGCCATGACAGAAGGGTTGGCTTCTGTGATGGCCCCATGTATCTGCATCATCATCTCTTACCTAAGAATTCTCATTGCTGTCCTCAATGTTCCCTCAGTGGCTGGAAAATGCAAAGCCTTCTCCACCTGCAGCTCCCATCTCACTGTGGTGACTCTGTTTTATGGGAGTATTACCTATGTCTATTTCCAACCCTTGTCCAACTATACTGTCAAGGACAGAATAGCAACAATCATCTACACTGTACTGACATCCATGTTGAATCCATTTATCTATAGTTTGAGAAACAAAGACATGAAACGGGGCTTAGAGAAACTGATAAGCAGGATTAAGGCTCAAATGGATATGCTTTCTACTGCACAAGCCAACAAAATCCATGAACCCTGA